A stretch of the Lactuca sativa cultivar Salinas chromosome 9, Lsat_Salinas_v11, whole genome shotgun sequence genome encodes the following:
- the LOC111887132 gene encoding uncharacterized protein LOC111887132 codes for MLQTLNPYNSTAKTAQIMARYRPIAPRPNGGGAGGCEAEGSGSGSGSGSGSGSGPGSSSSPTAMSPTIRQSPYLRNIWPHLQSRPTRTRKRGRTSLGPPPPPAFKRPRTLLQGLAPAPTTPRSLSIQGFAPIPNFPTTHPTLVTLPLLPCSSPHHHHNMQRPNVIDLNTAAEIPEEKDLLAQLQNPTTNIISPKPIRLISSTVSIKTIKNNTGFPSPSTGVKKAEEVEKELESEVLPAFVSDSKHKVRLVNSAYKKMVGQPECPWLESIMTGAGGGDTCKSICGEVVLNLKDSDGRNPISISSSGFSCWARIEWGVNGKKNLVNAFGDAKRLTCESKDYAFAWRFKLKASESERDLI; via the coding sequence atgttgcagACATTGAATCCTTACAACTCCACCGCCAAAACCGCCCAAATCATGGCCAGATACCGGCCAATAGCACCAAGGCCGAATGGCGGCGGTGCTGGTGGATGTGAGGCGGAGGGATCGGGATCGGGATCTGGTTCTGGTTCTGGTTCTGGTTCAGGTCCTGGGTCCTCCTCATCGCCGACGGCAATGTCTCCGACCATCAGGCAGTCGCCTTACCTGAGAAACATCTGGCCTCATTTGCAGTCAAGGCCGACGAGAACCAGGAAGAGAGGGCGGACGTCGCTTGGACCACCGCCGCCGCCTGCTTTTAAAAGACCTAGGACTCTCCTCCAAGGGCTTGCTCCTGCACCGACCACCCCCAGAAGCCTATCAATTCAAGGGTTTGCTCCGATTCCGAATTTTCCGACCACCCACCCCACCCTCGTCACCCTCCCTCTTCTCCCTTGTTCTTcaccccaccaccaccacaacatgCAGCGACCAAATGTCATCGACCTCAACACGGCGGCGGAAATCCCAGAAGAGAAAGACCTCCTCGCACAATTACAAAACCCCACCACAAATATCATCTCCCCAAAGCCAATCCGACTCATCTCCTCCACCGTCAGTATCAAAACCATAAAAAACAACACCGGGTTTCCGTCTCCGTCGACCGGAGTAAAAAAAGCAGAGGAAGTCGAGAAAGAGTTGGAATCAGAGGTGTTACCAGCCTTCGTCTCCGACTCCAAACACAAAGTCCGACTAGTGAATTCAGCCTACAAGAAAATGGTAGGGCAACCGGAGTGCCCGTGGCTCGAGTCCATCATGACCGGCGCCGGCGGCGGTGATACATGCAAGAGCATCTGCGGCGAGGTGGTGCTTAATTTGAAAGATTCCGATGGTCGGAATCCAATTTCAATTTCGTCAAGTGGGTTTTCGTGTTGGGCGAGGATCGAATGGGGAGTGAATGGGAAGAAGAATTTGGTGAATGCTTTTGGTGATGCGAAGAGGTTAACATGCGAATCAAAGGACTATGCATTCGCATGGAGGTTCAAACTCAAAGCTTCGGAGTCTGAAAGAGACTTGATATAA
- the LOC111887133 gene encoding NADH dehydrogenase [ubiquinone] iron-sulfur protein 4, mitochondrial, whose product MANILRRGFGGARCRWDHGSVVAAALGRRSCMSDALVEVKPGEVGIISGIPEEQLRRRVLIYSPARTASQQGSGKVGKWKINFLSTQKWENPLMGWTSTGDPYANVGEAGLSFESEEAAKAFAEKHGWEYVVKKHHTPIIKAKAYADNFKWKGPPKINQN is encoded by the exons ATGGCGAACATACTACGACGTGGTTTCGGAGGTGCCCGGTGCCGGTGGGATCATGGATCGGTGGTTGCCGCCGCGCTGGGGAGGAGATCTTGCATGTCTGACGCTTTGGTGGAAGTCAAACCCGGTGAAGTTGGAATCATCTCCGGCATCCCTGAAGAACAGCTTCGGCGAAGG GTCTTGATTTATTCACCTGCGCGAACTGCATCTCAACAAGGCTCTGGCAAAGTCGGAAagtggaaaatcaattttttatcAACACAGAA GTGGGAGAATCCATTAATGGGGTGGACATCGACTGGAGATCCGTATGCTAATGTTGGTGAAGCGGGACTCAGTTTTGAAAGTGAAGAGGCAGCCAAGGCATTTGCAGAGAAGCATGGCTGGGAATatgtg GTCAAGAAGCATCACACTCCCATAATCAAG GCTAAAGCATATGCAGACAATTTCAAATGGAAAGGACCACCAAAAATCAACCAAAATTAG